A genomic stretch from Ignatzschineria indica includes:
- the artP gene encoding arginine ABC transporter ATP-binding protein ArtP, with protein MIELKHLNYFYGDTQVLFDVSIKAKEGEIVVLLGPSGAGKSSLLRILNLLERPKEGELEIAGFDFDFSQSISEKSIRELRQKVGMIFQQYHLWPHRTVLQNLTYAPVKLGKMSQEAAKQKGLEALKSLKLEGLDGRYPLKLSGGQQQRVAIARALMMEPEVLLFDEPTAALDPEITSQVAAIIEELSTTGITQIVVTHDVDFAKRIATYVIYMENGRVVEEGDASMFVTPKTEQFKQYLSH; from the coding sequence ATGATTGAACTGAAACACTTAAACTATTTTTATGGCGATACGCAAGTACTTTTCGATGTATCTATTAAAGCGAAAGAGGGAGAGATCGTTGTTTTATTAGGGCCGAGTGGCGCAGGGAAGAGCTCCTTATTACGTATCCTCAATCTACTCGAGCGCCCAAAAGAGGGAGAGCTTGAGATTGCAGGATTTGATTTCGATTTCTCTCAGTCGATCTCCGAAAAAAGCATTCGAGAATTGCGTCAAAAAGTGGGGATGATCTTCCAACAATACCATCTTTGGCCCCATCGTACAGTTCTACAAAATTTAACCTACGCGCCGGTAAAACTTGGAAAAATGAGCCAAGAGGCAGCGAAACAGAAAGGTTTAGAAGCGCTAAAGTCTCTTAAATTGGAAGGGTTAGATGGACGTTATCCACTAAAGCTTTCCGGCGGACAACAACAGCGAGTTGCTATTGCTCGGGCGCTTATGATGGAGCCCGAAGTGCTTCTCTTTGATGAGCCAACCGCGGCACTCGATCCGGAGATCACCTCGCAAGTTGCAGCGATTATTGAAGAGCTATCGACAACAGGAATTACACAAATCGTCGTAACTCATGATGTCGATTTTGCAAAACGTATCGCTACCTATGTGATCTATATGGAAAATGGGCGCGTTGTCGAAGAGGGAGATGCCTCAATGTTTGTAACGCCAAAGACAGAGCAATTTAAGCAATATCTCTCCCATTAA
- a CDS encoding Mth938-like domain-containing protein — protein MPNNNPAGATIQRETTDNLHIKGYAPRFFRLNDESEWHEPIMLLNKEVLHGEDYLPATFEQLTEAHFEKWLELKPTVILIGSGNQMQFLDPQWRAFFYQRGIGIETMATESLCRTFAILAAEDRNALGVFFPIEK, from the coding sequence ATGCCCAATAATAACCCTGCCGGCGCCACTATTCAGCGTGAAACGACAGATAATCTCCATATCAAAGGTTATGCCCCACGCTTCTTTCGACTCAATGACGAGAGTGAATGGCATGAGCCGATTATGCTCCTTAACAAAGAGGTATTGCACGGAGAAGACTATTTACCGGCAACATTTGAGCAATTAACAGAAGCTCATTTTGAAAAGTGGCTTGAATTGAAACCCACTGTTATTTTGATCGGCTCTGGCAATCAGATGCAATTTCTCGATCCTCAATGGCGAGCTTTCTTCTATCAACGCGGAATTGGTATTGAGACAATGGCCACAGAATCCCTCTGCCGGACATTTGCTATTTTAGCCGCTGAAGATCGCAATGCTTTAGGTGTCTTTTTTCCAATTGAGAAATAA
- a CDS encoding transporter substrate-binding domain-containing protein: MKKRLGLLLVAAGLLSSTTLYAQDKLVVGTNPAYPPFEYKGENNELLGFDIDLMNEVCNVLEKECVYSEQEFDALIPNLRLRRYDAVISGMDITEERAKQLAFSDPYYQNYSIYITTKDKADQIKDVADAKIGVLSGSTHQQYIRDTYKGANVSVYPQYPAAMSDLTIGRVDVVFGDGEVVNDYMKENDNFTMVGEKVTDPKYFGQGLGIGVGKRNTKLLDQINEALKEVKESGKYDEIYNKWFEQQ; encoded by the coding sequence ATGAAAAAGAGATTAGGATTACTACTTGTTGCCGCAGGATTATTGAGTTCAACAACCCTCTATGCACAAGATAAATTAGTGGTTGGAACCAATCCTGCATATCCACCTTTTGAGTATAAGGGTGAGAATAATGAGTTATTAGGGTTTGATATCGATCTTATGAATGAAGTATGTAACGTTTTAGAGAAAGAGTGTGTCTACTCAGAGCAGGAGTTTGATGCGTTAATTCCTAATCTTCGTTTACGTCGTTATGATGCTGTTATTTCAGGAATGGATATCACTGAAGAGCGTGCAAAACAGCTTGCTTTCTCTGACCCTTATTATCAAAACTACTCTATCTATATCACAACAAAGGATAAAGCAGACCAGATCAAAGATGTGGCAGATGCAAAAATTGGAGTACTTTCTGGTTCAACGCATCAACAATATATTCGCGATACCTACAAGGGGGCGAATGTCTCTGTCTATCCTCAATATCCTGCAGCTATGAGCGATCTGACGATTGGTCGTGTAGATGTTGTCTTTGGTGATGGTGAAGTTGTGAATGATTATATGAAAGAGAATGATAACTTCACAATGGTGGGAGAGAAGGTGACAGATCCTAAATACTTCGGCCAAGGTTTAGGTATCGGCGTTGGCAAACGTAATACGAAATTATTAGATCAGATCAATGAAGCGCTCAAAGAGGTTAAAGAGAGCGGTAAGTATGATGAGATCTACAACAAATGGTTTGAGCAGCAGTAG
- the artM gene encoding arginine ABC transporter permease ArtM gives MLDHFIFILEGVPLSLGLTVAALFLGFILALLLTGILTLWENRWQAKIARGFIIFFTGTPLLVQIFLFYTGPGQFTFIRESFLWSLFSEAWFCAILALSLNSAAYTAQLFYGAVKNISKSQWEACLALGMSRFEAMKILIPLALRRALPSYSNEIVLIFKSTSLVQGITLLDIMGRARELTGQTYDSITYYAMAGVIYLAVNVVLIMIAKLMERRALAFEN, from the coding sequence ATGTTAGATCATTTTATCTTTATTTTAGAAGGGGTTCCGCTCAGTTTAGGCTTAACGGTAGCGGCTCTCTTTTTAGGGTTTATTTTAGCGCTTCTCTTAACGGGAATCTTAACGCTATGGGAGAATCGTTGGCAGGCAAAGATTGCACGCGGTTTTATTATCTTCTTTACCGGCACGCCACTTTTAGTGCAGATCTTTCTCTTCTATACAGGGCCCGGGCAATTTACCTTTATCAGAGAGTCTTTCCTCTGGTCTCTCTTCTCAGAAGCTTGGTTCTGTGCAATCTTAGCGCTCTCCTTGAATTCAGCTGCTTATACGGCCCAGCTCTTCTATGGAGCGGTTAAAAATATCTCTAAGAGCCAATGGGAGGCTTGTTTAGCATTAGGCATGAGCCGTTTTGAGGCGATGAAGATTCTGATTCCGCTAGCACTTAGACGCGCTCTACCGAGCTATTCTAATGAGATTGTCTTGATCTTCAAAAGTACATCTCTTGTACAGGGAATTACACTTCTAGATATTATGGGAAGAGCAAGAGAGCTAACAGGGCAGACGTATGATTCCATCACATATTATGCTATGGCAGGCGTGATCTATCTTGCGGTGAATGTTGTTCTCATCATGATTGCAAAACTGATGGAGCGAAGAGCATTAGCATTTGAAAATTGA
- a CDS encoding ABC transporter permease subunit (The N-terminal region of this protein, as described by TIGR01726, is a three transmembrane segment that identifies a subfamily of ABC transporter permease subunits, which specificities that include histidine, arginine, glutamine, glutamate, L-cystine (sic), the opines (in Agrobacterium) octopine and nopaline, etc.) produces the protein MLVAAKATILLAIISLVMGFLWANILAILELSRWRIVRWSVTLFVSIIRSLPELIVIFLIGLGLPYLFLEYEEIWPPQVIDLYFSILDSYGEYLFFGLGAFALSLIYASYASQTIRGALLAVPKEQWHSGAVLGLSKPATFFYIIMPQMWRHAFPGLSNQWLVLLKDTALVSLIGVHELMKETDYIYSATSDGFTWYTMAALIYLVISLVSQKLQDLLYNRITKYDHEPAK, from the coding sequence ATGTTAGTAGCGGCAAAAGCGACAATTTTATTGGCGATTATCTCATTAGTGATGGGATTTCTCTGGGCAAATATTTTAGCGATTTTAGAGTTGAGCCGATGGCGAATTGTTAGGTGGAGTGTCACTCTTTTTGTATCGATTATTCGCTCACTGCCGGAGTTGATTGTGATCTTCTTGATCGGATTGGGGCTTCCTTATCTCTTTTTGGAGTATGAGGAGATTTGGCCACCCCAAGTGATCGATCTCTACTTCTCAATTCTCGATAGTTATGGGGAGTATCTCTTCTTTGGTTTAGGTGCATTTGCGCTCTCGTTAATTTATGCTTCTTACGCATCGCAGACGATTAGAGGCGCACTACTTGCCGTTCCTAAAGAGCAGTGGCATAGCGGTGCTGTTTTAGGGCTCTCTAAGCCGGCAACTTTCTTCTATATTATTATGCCGCAGATGTGGCGCCATGCCTTTCCGGGCTTAAGTAATCAGTGGTTGGTTCTATTAAAAGATACCGCGCTTGTCTCCTTGATTGGTGTTCATGAATTGATGAAAGAGACCGATTATATCTATAGTGCAACATCGGATGGATTTACCTGGTATACGATGGCGGCGTTGATCTATCTTGTGATCTCTTTAGTGAGTCAGAAGTTACAAGATCTTCTCTACAATCGAATTACCAAGTATGATCATGAGCCGGCGAAATAG
- a CDS encoding DUF1656 domain-containing protein, producing the protein MKELVFGSLIFLPGILKVLVLGFFIWLIARGFYRKKLYSSGIWHPNLVDITIYFVSLYLSHLIFLFLQG; encoded by the coding sequence ATGAAAGAGTTGGTATTTGGGTCATTAATATTTTTGCCCGGCATCTTAAAAGTATTAGTTTTGGGCTTTTTTATCTGGCTTATTGCGCGCGGATTTTATCGAAAAAAGCTCTACTCTAGTGGAATTTGGCATCCAAATCTCGTCGATATTACGATCTACTTTGTCTCGCTTTATCTGAGTCATTTAATCTTTCTGTTCCTACAAGGTTGA
- a CDS encoding HlyD family secretion protein: protein MKNALKRYLITVIAALVLIVVAFQLWNFYVLGGWTRDGKIRADVIQVSAQVSGKLIDLPIKDNQLVKRGELLFEIDPIDYEINLRNAEAQLEQLRIRQEQAALQYERRTNLGNVAAISKEHLDDVKYNLDLLNDQVQQAEIAVEKAKLDLSRTKVYAEVSGYVTNMNIREGSFIPAGQPLFALVDKDSFHAVGYFEETKLPYIEVGRRVEIIPYNGGEKMYGYITGYGRAIFDQSAQTGEQLLQAVKPNYPWVTLAQRIPVKVAFEESDEELEAHNLIAGTTVTIIVLDEMHESKK, encoded by the coding sequence ATGAAGAATGCTTTAAAACGCTATTTAATTACCGTTATTGCAGCACTTGTGCTGATCGTTGTCGCTTTTCAGTTATGGAACTTCTACGTTTTAGGCGGATGGACACGCGATGGAAAAATTCGGGCCGATGTCATTCAAGTATCGGCACAAGTCTCTGGTAAACTGATCGACCTGCCTATTAAAGATAATCAATTAGTTAAGAGAGGTGAGCTTCTCTTTGAAATTGATCCGATCGATTATGAGATCAATCTTCGAAATGCAGAAGCACAATTAGAGCAACTACGCATACGTCAGGAACAAGCCGCATTACAATATGAGCGTAGAACCAATCTCGGTAATGTTGCTGCAATCTCAAAAGAACATCTTGATGATGTTAAATACAACCTAGATCTGCTCAATGATCAGGTACAGCAGGCTGAGATTGCGGTAGAAAAAGCAAAGCTCGACCTCAGTCGTACCAAGGTTTATGCTGAAGTCAGTGGCTATGTCACCAATATGAATATTCGTGAAGGGAGCTTTATTCCAGCTGGACAACCCCTCTTTGCGCTTGTCGATAAAGATAGCTTTCATGCTGTAGGCTACTTTGAAGAGACCAAACTCCCCTATATTGAAGTTGGACGCCGCGTTGAGATTATCCCCTACAATGGCGGAGAAAAGATGTATGGCTATATTACTGGATATGGTCGAGCGATTTTTGACCAGAGCGCACAGACAGGTGAACAGTTATTACAAGCAGTTAAGCCGAATTATCCGTGGGTAACTTTAGCACAAAGAATCCCGGTAAAAGTCGCTTTTGAAGAGAGTGATGAAGAGTTAGAGGCACATAATCTTATCGCCGGGACGACAGTCACTATTATCGTTTTAGATGAAATGCATGAGTCTAAAAAATAG
- a CDS encoding FUSC family protein, translated as MSQTNIQESKLKVLLNQLGHYFAGLNYSYGLRVAVGVGIAWFIAFRLQTDKPYWSIMTVIIVSLPMQSMLVEKFLARLIGTLVGAFVVTLLATVALDDQWLFTIYMAFWLSICAYLASIKSSMVTYCFALCGYTSAILGFALSISPSSYMVFQITQARILEILIGLVTAFFVSMLWPSHLERIIVKQKLRLQRSNVKRLYQSLLTADFDPLKFNKVYEKTLLGLMDFRDLIYQEFLSVSTEREDNQMIYHYTYRLMRAMSGVLVLQSIKQDLLKSDQLAVTEYLNQLNQWFATAGITEEKLKRKPKAPDALLKTAKGAEFVTKLDEKFTEFYQTRLDQPIDEDLYMPDRNIHYSDRKEALINSGRTFISILFGMFFWMETQWDMGYILLILIGIICTLGATYPMITKLLTITFVLTLLLTIPISFMLKFGLLIQATSIVPAMMIILPLYFIASLIRASSMLGFLIGYGFLLASSFLIGFSNPMSFDINAFLNQTFALLVAIGIILLIFNIIRPTSNERKMVRFQQDIMQQFSQLANHVSLQAIKNYEALLTSAVQQAKVIPDIQEKSRFLAHCFLTVVILKEQLKLQNAGIEWIIPDNLITAIKEERIDEALLIVNQLEEKAPQEEQLTYWILHCALTSFNQFLEGMD; from the coding sequence ATGAGCCAGACAAACATCCAAGAATCTAAACTCAAGGTACTCCTTAATCAATTAGGTCACTATTTTGCCGGCCTCAATTACTCTTACGGATTACGTGTTGCCGTTGGCGTTGGAATCGCCTGGTTTATTGCGTTTAGATTACAGACCGATAAACCCTACTGGTCTATCATGACAGTGATTATTGTCTCTCTACCAATGCAGAGTATGCTGGTTGAGAAATTTTTAGCACGCTTGATCGGAACCCTTGTCGGCGCATTTGTCGTTACACTCCTTGCGACTGTGGCCCTCGATGATCAATGGCTATTTACCATCTACATGGCCTTTTGGCTCTCAATTTGTGCTTACTTAGCAAGTATCAAGAGCTCGATGGTAACTTACTGCTTTGCATTATGTGGCTATACTTCTGCTATTTTAGGGTTTGCGCTCTCAATCTCCCCCTCTTCATATATGGTCTTTCAGATCACTCAAGCACGAATTTTAGAGATCTTAATTGGTCTGGTAACCGCCTTTTTTGTCTCGATGTTATGGCCTTCACATTTAGAACGTATCATCGTCAAGCAGAAACTTCGCCTACAACGCTCTAATGTTAAACGGCTCTATCAATCCCTGTTAACCGCTGATTTTGATCCTTTAAAATTTAATAAAGTCTATGAGAAAACTTTATTAGGCTTGATGGATTTTCGAGATCTGATCTATCAAGAGTTTTTATCAGTATCGACAGAACGAGAAGATAATCAGATGATCTATCACTACACCTACCGTTTGATGCGAGCGATGTCCGGCGTTTTAGTCCTTCAATCCATTAAGCAAGATCTTTTAAAATCAGATCAATTAGCAGTAACAGAATACCTAAATCAGCTTAACCAATGGTTTGCCACTGCCGGCATCACTGAAGAGAAACTAAAACGCAAACCGAAAGCACCTGATGCACTATTAAAAACAGCAAAAGGCGCTGAATTTGTCACAAAACTCGATGAGAAATTTACTGAGTTTTATCAGACTCGCTTAGATCAACCGATCGATGAAGATCTCTATATGCCGGATCGAAATATCCACTACAGCGATCGAAAAGAGGCACTTATCAATAGTGGGAGAACATTTATCAGTATTCTTTTTGGAATGTTTTTCTGGATGGAGACCCAATGGGATATGGGATATATCCTCTTAATATTGATCGGGATTATCTGCACCTTAGGGGCGACTTACCCCATGATCACAAAACTATTAACAATCACATTTGTTTTAACTCTGCTACTGACCATACCGATCTCTTTTATGTTGAAATTTGGTCTTCTGATTCAGGCCACAAGTATTGTCCCGGCGATGATGATTATTCTCCCCCTCTACTTTATCGCATCACTTATCCGGGCAAGCTCTATGTTAGGATTTTTAATCGGCTATGGCTTTCTATTAGCTTCTAGCTTCCTAATTGGATTTTCCAACCCGATGAGTTTCGATATCAATGCTTTTCTCAATCAAACTTTTGCACTCTTAGTTGCGATCGGAATTATATTATTGATATTCAATATTATTCGTCCTACCTCTAATGAGCGTAAAATGGTGCGATTCCAACAAGATATAATGCAGCAATTTTCTCAGTTGGCGAATCATGTTTCGCTTCAAGCAATCAAAAACTATGAAGCACTTTTAACAAGCGCAGTTCAACAAGCAAAAGTGATTCCCGATATTCAAGAAAAGAGTCGATTTTTAGCACACTGCTTTTTAACAGTCGTCATTCTCAAAGAGCAACTAAAGCTACAAAATGCCGGCATAGAGTGGATAATTCCTGATAATCTAATTACTGCTATTAAAGAAGAGAGAATCGATGAAGCGCTACTCATCGTCAATCAATTAGAAGAGAAAGCACCACAGGAAGAGCAATTAACCTACTGGATACTGCATTGCGCCCTAACCTCTTTTAATCAGTTTTTGGAGGGGATGGATTAG